Proteins encoded by one window of Roseibium sp. Sym1:
- a CDS encoding ABC transporter ATP-binding protein: MESSISIKNLTLSFGALTVLKDLNLDVGQGEFLVLLGSSGCGKSTLLNCIAGLLDISGGQIFIGGRNVTWEEPSKRGIGMVFQSYALYPQMTVAGNLSFGLKNAGLPKAEIAERVERAAKILQIEPLLKRKPAALSGGQRQRAAIGRALVRDADVFLFDEPLSNLDAKLRADLRVEIKQLHQKLDNTMIYVTHDQIEAMTLADRIAIMRGGRILQLDSPNEIYNRPASKYVAEFIGSPTMNFFEGTLEENGGTYGFKTGEHAFPLDGYAFQNGPPAAGEAWFGIRPEHFVNGADAASAPVRLDGQVELVEPLGSDTLARITTGDRTLWIRMDGQAAISHGDTIQVGFDPAHANIFDKATENRI, translated from the coding sequence ATGGAATCAAGCATCTCCATAAAAAACCTGACCCTGAGCTTCGGCGCCCTCACCGTCCTGAAAGACCTGAACCTCGATGTCGGCCAGGGCGAGTTCCTCGTGCTCCTGGGATCTTCCGGGTGTGGCAAGTCCACGCTTTTGAACTGCATCGCCGGCCTGCTCGACATCAGCGGCGGCCAGATCTTCATCGGCGGGCGCAACGTTACCTGGGAAGAGCCGTCGAAAAGGGGCATCGGCATGGTGTTCCAGAGCTACGCGCTCTACCCGCAGATGACGGTCGCCGGCAACTTGAGTTTCGGCCTGAAGAATGCCGGGCTGCCGAAGGCCGAGATCGCGGAAAGGGTCGAACGGGCCGCCAAGATCCTGCAGATCGAGCCGCTTTTGAAACGCAAGCCCGCGGCGCTGTCCGGAGGCCAGCGCCAGCGCGCCGCCATTGGCCGGGCCCTGGTGCGCGACGCCGACGTGTTCCTGTTCGACGAGCCGCTGTCCAACCTCGACGCCAAGCTGCGGGCCGATCTCAGGGTCGAGATCAAGCAGCTGCACCAGAAGCTGGACAACACCATGATCTACGTCACCCATGACCAGATCGAGGCGATGACGCTTGCCGACCGGATCGCGATCATGCGTGGCGGCCGGATCCTGCAGCTGGATTCACCCAACGAGATCTACAACCGCCCGGCCAGCAAATATGTCGCCGAGTTCATCGGCTCGCCGACCATGAACTTCTTCGAGGGTACGCTGGAAGAAAACGGCGGCACCTACGGGTTCAAGACCGGCGAACACGCCTTTCCGCTCGACGGATATGCCTTTCAGAACGGGCCACCGGCCGCCGGCGAGGCCTGGTTCGGCATCCGTCCAGAACACTTTGTCAACGGCGCCGATGCCGCCTCCGCGCCGGTCAGGCTGGACGGCCAGGTTGAGCTGGTGGAGCCGCTTGGTTCCGACACGCTCGCGCGTATCACCACAGGCGACCGGACCTTGTGGATCCGCATGGACGGTCAGGCCGCCATTTCCCACGGCGACACGATCCAGGTCGGTTTCGATCCGGCACACGCCAACATTTTCGACAAGGCAACCGAGAACCGGATCTGA
- a CDS encoding sugar phosphate isomerase/epimerase family protein has translation MDVSFQLYSARDFTPWDGVLSRLAGLGYTQVEGFGGNYEDPAAFRALLDANGLTMPSGHFFPMEQFETDLPKVIDTARTLGMERLFVPAVPPEQRVPDAAMWQDIATRLESIGAKVRDAGLRFGWHNHHFEFVACADGRLPMDILLETAPSIEWEADIAWIVRGGQDPIDWIGRHASRITTAHVKDIAPEGECTDEDGWADVGQGTMDWKAIMAALRGAGVDLFVMEHDKPSDVDRFAARSIEAFRTF, from the coding sequence ATGGACGTTTCATTCCAGCTTTATTCCGCGCGCGACTTCACCCCGTGGGACGGAGTGCTCAGCCGGCTCGCAGGCCTGGGTTACACCCAGGTCGAGGGCTTCGGCGGCAACTACGAGGACCCGGCCGCTTTCCGCGCCCTGCTCGACGCCAACGGTCTCACCATGCCGTCGGGCCATTTCTTTCCCATGGAGCAGTTCGAGACCGACCTGCCCAAGGTGATCGACACCGCCAGGACCCTCGGCATGGAGCGCCTGTTCGTACCGGCCGTGCCGCCGGAACAGCGCGTACCGGACGCCGCCATGTGGCAGGACATCGCCACCCGCCTGGAAAGCATCGGTGCGAAGGTCCGTGACGCCGGCCTGCGTTTCGGCTGGCACAATCACCATTTCGAATTTGTGGCCTGTGCCGACGGCCGGCTGCCGATGGACATCCTGCTGGAGACCGCGCCGTCGATCGAGTGGGAGGCGGACATTGCCTGGATCGTACGCGGCGGACAGGATCCGATCGACTGGATCGGCCGCCATGCCAGCCGCATCACCACGGCACATGTGAAGGACATCGCTCCCGAAGGCGAGTGCACGGACGAAGATGGCTGGGCGGATGTCGGCCAGGGCACCATGGACTGGAAGGCGATCATGGCCGCGCTCCGGGGTGCCGGCGTCGACCTCTTCGTCATGGAGCATGACAAACCATCCGATGTCGACCGGTTCGCCGCCCGCTCCATCGAAGCCTTCCGCACGTTCTGA
- a CDS encoding Gfo/Idh/MocA family protein — MTTTLGIGILGCGNISAAYMRLAPLFRGIEVRACADLNEAAAKARAEEFGLRAETVDGLLGADDIDIIVNLTVPAAHFEVSKNVLEAGKHVYSEKPFVLGVEEGKALAAIAEPKGLRIGSAPDTFLGGAHQLARHLIDSGAVGKVTSGTCFVQSPGMEMWHPNPDFFFQPGGGPILDLGPYYISNLVQLLGPVKRVCAMSSSGSEYRTITSEPRNGEKIKVETPTTIHAVLQFHSGAQITYCASWDVWQHGHSNMELYGRDGTLHVPDPNFFGGEIRMTDKGSFVNVSEAWQHPFSKANDRGHANYRTAGLADMAQSILENRPHRCSLEFALHAVDVMTAILGSGESGRFIDIGTTCERPAALDPEAARALLT, encoded by the coding sequence ATGACGACAACACTTGGCATCGGCATCCTCGGATGCGGTAACATCTCGGCCGCCTACATGCGCCTCGCTCCGCTCTTCAGGGGCATCGAGGTGCGCGCCTGCGCCGATCTCAACGAAGCCGCGGCGAAGGCCCGCGCGGAAGAGTTCGGCCTGCGCGCCGAGACCGTCGACGGCCTGCTCGGGGCCGACGACATCGATATCATCGTCAACCTGACGGTTCCCGCCGCCCATTTCGAGGTCTCCAAAAACGTGCTCGAGGCCGGCAAGCACGTCTATTCGGAAAAACCTTTCGTGCTCGGCGTCGAGGAAGGCAAGGCCCTTGCGGCCATTGCCGAACCCAAGGGCCTCAGGATCGGCTCCGCGCCGGACACCTTCCTGGGCGGCGCGCACCAGCTTGCCCGCCACCTGATCGACAGCGGCGCCGTCGGCAAGGTGACCTCAGGCACCTGTTTCGTGCAGAGCCCGGGCATGGAGATGTGGCACCCGAACCCGGATTTCTTCTTCCAGCCCGGTGGCGGCCCGATCCTCGATCTCGGCCCCTATTACATCTCCAACCTGGTGCAGCTGCTGGGTCCGGTGAAACGGGTCTGCGCCATGAGTTCGTCCGGATCGGAATACCGCACGATCACGTCCGAGCCGCGCAACGGGGAAAAGATCAAGGTGGAAACGCCGACGACGATCCACGCGGTGCTGCAGTTCCATTCGGGCGCGCAGATCACCTATTGCGCCAGCTGGGACGTGTGGCAGCACGGCCATTCCAACATGGAGCTCTACGGCCGGGACGGCACGCTGCATGTGCCCGACCCGAATTTCTTCGGCGGCGAGATCCGCATGACCGACAAGGGCAGCTTCGTGAATGTCTCGGAAGCGTGGCAGCACCCGTTCTCCAAGGCCAATGATCGCGGCCATGCCAATTACCGCACGGCCGGTCTTGCCGACATGGCCCAGTCAATCCTGGAAAACCGGCCGCACCGTTGCTCTTTGGAATTTGCTCTGCATGCTGTCGATGTGATGACGGCGATTCTCGGCTCGGGCGAGAGCGGCCGGTTCATCGACATCGGAACGACCTGCGAGCGCCCCGCCGCCCTCGACCCCGAGGCCGCGCGCGCGCTCCTGACCTGA
- the mgrA gene encoding L-glyceraldehyde 3-phosphate reductase, which yields MTWTASDTRYDAMEYRRCGNSGLKLPVISLGLWHNFGDDTPHERKRAIARTAFDLGITHFDLANNYGPAPGAAEQAFGELLRTDFAAYRDEMIISSKAGYLMWPGPYGEFSSRKYLIASCDQSLKRMGLDYVDIFYSHRFDPETPLEETMMALDHIVRSGRALYVGISSYNSRRTREAAAILKELGTPCLIHQPSYSMINRWVEEDGLLDTLDDLGIGSIAFSPLAQGMLTNKYLKGIPEGSRATQGKSLKEQFLSEDNLATIRALNAIAEKRGQSLAQMAIAWVLRKGRVTTALIGASRPEQVRDCAGTVGNLDFSDAELAEIEATTRDAYINLWAASSERDGPAR from the coding sequence ATGACCTGGACAGCCTCGGACACGCGATACGACGCCATGGAATACCGCCGGTGCGGGAATTCGGGCCTGAAACTGCCCGTAATCTCGCTCGGCCTGTGGCACAATTTCGGTGACGACACGCCTCATGAGCGCAAGCGTGCGATCGCGCGCACCGCCTTCGATCTCGGCATCACCCATTTCGACCTCGCCAACAACTACGGGCCGGCGCCCGGAGCGGCGGAACAGGCTTTCGGAGAGCTTCTGAGAACCGATTTCGCCGCTTACCGGGACGAGATGATCATCTCGTCCAAGGCCGGTTACCTGATGTGGCCGGGCCCGTATGGCGAGTTCAGCAGCCGGAAATACCTGATCGCCTCCTGTGACCAGTCACTGAAGCGCATGGGTCTCGACTATGTCGATATCTTCTACTCGCACCGTTTCGACCCCGAGACGCCGCTGGAAGAGACCATGATGGCGCTCGATCACATCGTGCGGTCCGGACGGGCCCTCTATGTCGGCATCTCGTCCTACAATTCGAGACGAACACGGGAAGCGGCCGCCATTTTGAAGGAACTGGGCACGCCCTGCCTCATTCACCAGCCGAGCTACTCGATGATCAACCGCTGGGTGGAGGAGGACGGCCTGCTCGACACGCTGGACGATCTCGGCATCGGATCGATTGCCTTTTCGCCGCTTGCCCAGGGCATGCTGACGAACAAGTACCTGAAGGGCATTCCGGAGGGCAGCCGGGCAACCCAGGGCAAGTCCCTGAAAGAGCAGTTCCTGAGCGAAGACAACCTCGCCACCATTCGCGCCCTCAACGCCATTGCCGAGAAACGCGGCCAGTCCCTCGCCCAGATGGCGATTGCCTGGGTTCTCAGGAAGGGGCGGGTCACCACAGCGCTGATCGGCGCCAGCCGGCCGGAACAGGTCAGGGACTGTGCCGGCACCGTCGGGAACCTGGACTTCTCGGACGCGGAACTGGCCGAAATCGAAGCCACAACGCGTGATGCCTATATCAACCTGTGGGCCGCCTCCTCCGAAAGGGACGGCCCGGCGCGCTAG
- a CDS encoding sugar phosphate isomerase/epimerase family protein, with protein sequence MAGLIKGPAIFLAQFGGDEAPFNSLPAIANWAAGLGYKGIQIPTFDGRLFDLDKAAESQAYCDEVKGICADAGVEITELSTHLQGQLVAVHPAYDLAFDGFAPPEVHGNPKARQEWAVDQMKKAAVASRNLGLTASVSFTGSLAFPYLYPWPQRPAGLIEEAFKELAARWKPILDVYEDNGVDVGYEIHPGEDVFDGATFEMFLEALGGHKRCQINYDPSHFLLQQLDYLAFIDIYHERICAYHVKDAEFNPDGRQGVYSGYQGWVNRAGRFRSLGDGQVDFSGIFSKLAQYGYDSWAVLEWECCLKSPEQGAAEGAPFIESHIIEVTDKAFDDFAGGETDQAQIRKMLGL encoded by the coding sequence ATGGCCGGACTGATCAAGGGACCCGCAATTTTCCTGGCGCAATTCGGAGGCGACGAGGCTCCGTTCAATTCGCTGCCCGCCATTGCGAACTGGGCGGCCGGCCTTGGCTACAAGGGCATCCAGATCCCGACCTTCGACGGGCGGCTGTTCGATCTCGACAAGGCCGCCGAAAGCCAGGCCTATTGCGACGAGGTCAAGGGCATCTGCGCCGATGCCGGTGTGGAGATCACCGAACTCTCCACCCACCTGCAGGGCCAGCTCGTCGCGGTGCATCCGGCCTATGACCTTGCCTTTGACGGCTTTGCCCCGCCAGAGGTGCACGGCAATCCCAAGGCCCGGCAGGAATGGGCGGTCGACCAGATGAAGAAGGCGGCGGTTGCCAGCCGAAATCTCGGCCTGACCGCTTCCGTCAGCTTCACCGGGTCACTCGCCTTCCCCTATCTCTATCCCTGGCCGCAGCGTCCGGCCGGTCTGATCGAGGAAGCCTTCAAGGAACTCGCGGCCCGCTGGAAACCGATCCTGGATGTCTACGAGGACAATGGCGTCGATGTCGGCTACGAGATCCATCCGGGCGAGGATGTCTTCGACGGTGCCACCTTCGAGATGTTCCTGGAAGCGCTCGGTGGCCACAAACGCTGCCAGATCAACTACGATCCGTCGCATTTCCTGCTGCAGCAGCTGGACTATCTCGCCTTCATCGACATCTATCACGAGCGCATCTGCGCCTATCACGTGAAGGATGCGGAATTCAATCCGGATGGCCGCCAGGGTGTCTATTCCGGCTACCAGGGTTGGGTGAACCGGGCCGGCCGGTTCAGGTCGCTCGGCGACGGCCAGGTCGATTTTTCCGGCATCTTCTCCAAGCTCGCCCAGTACGGCTACGACAGCTGGGCGGTCCTGGAATGGGAATGCTGCCTGAAGTCCCCGGAACAGGGCGCCGCCGAAGGCGCGCCCTTCATCGAAAGCCACATCATCGAGGTCACCGACAAGGCCTTCGACGACTTTGCCGGCGGGGAGACGGACCAGGCACAGATCCGGAAAATGCTGGGATTGTAG
- a CDS encoding ROK family transcriptional regulator — protein MNDSAPIPASFRTSGTNLTRAKTHNHRVVLEVIRTRGPIGRTEISEITSLSRQTVQNIVGELQSRGVVEMKAQEARGRGHPGMTVQLKPDHAFSLGFHVDRLSVTATACDLHGRIVWQSGGSLDAATPAAANDRIIALAEDFRVAEPDLAPRLLGAGLAAPGPFDPAGKTGTSADATAFSEFGSPANLGRLQETLRLPVVLQNDASAAALGEHVYGLGRRYTSFAFIQFGMGLGAGLVLNGALYAGASRNAGEIGHVMVDPDGPSCSCGNHGCLERYLSLNALCEKLGLEPTAHASVGRIEALFEAGDPAVLGWIDTVAPLTRQMVSIVDRMLDPEAIILGGIIRPDFLQAILDRAAPLPRRLDGAPQSGRIHIGTSGASAVALGATAVAVDALFAPSVSHLLL, from the coding sequence ATGAACGACAGCGCGCCGATCCCCGCATCCTTCCGGACAAGCGGCACCAATCTCACCCGCGCCAAGACCCACAATCACCGGGTCGTGCTGGAAGTCATACGGACGCGCGGACCGATCGGGCGCACGGAAATTTCCGAAATCACGTCGCTTTCCAGGCAGACGGTGCAGAACATCGTCGGCGAGCTGCAAAGCCGCGGCGTGGTTGAAATGAAGGCTCAGGAGGCGCGTGGCCGCGGCCATCCGGGCATGACCGTGCAGCTCAAGCCGGACCATGCCTTCAGCCTCGGGTTTCACGTCGACCGGCTGTCGGTCACCGCGACCGCCTGTGACCTTCACGGGCGGATCGTCTGGCAATCCGGCGGCAGTCTCGACGCTGCAACACCGGCCGCGGCCAACGACCGGATCATTGCGCTTGCGGAAGATTTCCGGGTCGCGGAACCGGACCTGGCGCCGCGGCTGCTCGGCGCCGGGCTGGCCGCGCCGGGACCGTTCGATCCGGCGGGCAAGACAGGAACCAGCGCCGACGCGACGGCCTTTTCGGAATTCGGGTCACCGGCCAATCTCGGCAGGCTGCAGGAAACGCTGCGGCTGCCGGTGGTTCTGCAGAACGATGCTTCGGCTGCCGCGCTCGGCGAGCATGTGTATGGTCTCGGACGGCGATATACCAGTTTCGCCTTCATCCAGTTCGGCATGGGGCTCGGTGCCGGGTTGGTCCTGAACGGCGCACTCTATGCCGGTGCTTCCAGGAATGCCGGCGAGATCGGCCATGTCATGGTCGATCCGGACGGCCCCTCCTGCAGCTGCGGCAACCACGGGTGCCTGGAACGGTACCTGTCGCTCAACGCGCTCTGCGAAAAACTGGGGCTGGAACCGACGGCGCATGCCTCGGTGGGCCGGATCGAGGCCTTGTTCGAGGCTGGTGATCCTGCAGTACTCGGCTGGATCGACACGGTTGCTCCCCTGACACGCCAAATGGTCAGCATCGTCGACAGGATGCTCGATCCGGAAGCAATCATTCTCGGTGGCATCATCCGCCCGGACTTCCTGCAGGCAATCCTGGACCGGGCGGCGCCCCTGCCCCGCCGGCTGGACGGCGCTCCTCAATCGGGCCGCATACACATCGGCACATCGGGTGCCAGCGCCGTTGCGCTCGGCGCCACCGCGGTGGCCGTCGATGCGCTCTTCGCCCCGTCCGTGTCGCACCTGTTGCTGTAG
- a CDS encoding glucokinase produces MTARQGLAADIGGTNTRLALVEYGRVLEETITRYRNRDFDTPEEAIDAFLAGAGNPACGSAVIAIAAPINGKTIRMTNHPWTFDATCIGRMLGGADVTFLNDFEALAYSLDRVAPERLKTVCGSAQTVPGNATRLVVGAGTGFNAAALFQSDGGLHVGTGECGHATLAVETEAELRLWKYLARGRGRASVERALSGQGLREIYEWHCLEQGLTPEDFDPANIASRANASEDSACEAAARQWVTFLGRVIGDLALVFLSLGGIVLTGGVTRSLSRFLAEPEFQGAFRAKGRQRQLVSGIPVHLLDDDFAALSGCAARM; encoded by the coding sequence ATGACCGCGCGGCAGGGCCTTGCGGCCGATATCGGCGGCACCAACACACGTCTTGCGCTGGTGGAGTACGGGCGTGTCCTGGAGGAAACGATCACCCGCTACCGCAACCGGGACTTCGACACGCCGGAAGAGGCCATAGACGCGTTCCTGGCAGGTGCCGGCAATCCTGCGTGCGGATCAGCCGTGATCGCGATTGCCGCCCCCATCAACGGCAAGACCATCCGCATGACCAATCATCCCTGGACCTTTGATGCCACTTGTATCGGCAGGATGCTGGGCGGGGCGGACGTTACCTTTCTCAACGATTTCGAGGCGCTGGCCTATTCCCTGGACCGGGTGGCGCCGGAGCGGCTCAAGACCGTCTGCGGCTCCGCGCAAACCGTCCCCGGCAATGCGACACGGCTGGTGGTCGGCGCGGGCACCGGCTTCAACGCGGCAGCGCTGTTTCAAAGCGATGGCGGACTTCATGTCGGCACGGGCGAGTGTGGCCACGCCACGCTTGCCGTTGAGACCGAAGCCGAACTGCGTCTTTGGAAATATCTGGCCCGCGGCCGCGGCCGGGCCTCCGTTGAACGGGCCCTGTCCGGCCAGGGCCTGCGCGAGATCTATGAATGGCACTGTCTGGAACAGGGCCTGACGCCGGAAGATTTTGATCCGGCCAACATCGCTTCGAGGGCCAATGCGAGTGAGGACAGCGCTTGCGAAGCCGCCGCGCGCCAGTGGGTGACCTTTCTCGGCCGGGTCATCGGTGACCTGGCGCTGGTGTTCCTGTCCCTCGGCGGCATCGTGCTGACCGGCGGCGTCACGCGCAGCCTGTCCCGATTTCTGGCGGAGCCGGAATTCCAGGGTGCCTTCCGCGCCAAGGGCCGGCAGCGGCAACTGGTCTCCGGCATTCCGGTGCATCTGCTCGACGACGATTTCGCCGCCCTCAGCGGCTGCGCGGCACGGATGTGA
- the pcaQ gene encoding pca operon transcription factor PcaQ yields the protein MIDRRIKFRHIQCFVEIAQERSLKLAADKLYLTQPAISKTLKELEEIIGASLMTRNRAGIQLTKQGKVFLHFAQISLASLQQGLDGVEKEGEHARATLKVGVLPSVAASFMPPVIKEFAELAPNVMVRIMDGPHGYLIERLKLGELDLVIGRLGRPDSMEGVSFTQLYSERVDLIVRAGHPLLEKPDIKRIVDWPVLYPPEGAAIRPLVERFMIANGVGEIPNRIETVSGAFGRVYTRRTDAVWIISSGVVQNETADGHLVRLPFETDITKGPVGLMTRPDTQPGAEEQVFRLAVQTVIDELGLKS from the coding sequence ATGATCGATCGGCGCATCAAGTTCCGCCACATCCAGTGTTTCGTGGAAATCGCCCAGGAACGCAGCCTGAAACTGGCGGCGGACAAGCTCTATCTGACCCAGCCGGCCATCTCCAAGACGCTCAAGGAACTGGAGGAGATCATCGGCGCCAGCCTGATGACCCGCAACCGGGCCGGCATTCAGCTGACCAAGCAGGGCAAAGTGTTTTTGCATTTCGCGCAGATCTCGCTGGCAAGCCTGCAGCAGGGACTCGACGGGGTCGAGAAGGAAGGCGAACACGCGCGGGCGACGCTGAAGGTCGGTGTCCTGCCGAGCGTCGCGGCCAGTTTCATGCCGCCGGTGATCAAGGAATTTGCCGAACTTGCGCCCAATGTCATGGTCCGGATCATGGACGGACCGCATGGATACCTGATCGAACGGTTGAAGCTGGGCGAACTGGACCTTGTGATCGGCCGCCTCGGCCGCCCGGACTCCATGGAGGGGGTCTCCTTCACGCAGCTCTATTCCGAACGGGTCGACCTGATCGTCAGGGCGGGCCATCCGCTCCTGGAAAAGCCCGACATCAAGCGGATCGTCGACTGGCCGGTGCTCTATCCGCCGGAAGGCGCCGCGATCCGGCCCCTGGTCGAACGCTTCATGATCGCCAATGGCGTCGGCGAGATCCCGAACAGGATCGAAACGGTCTCCGGTGCCTTCGGCCGCGTCTACACGCGGCGGACGGACGCCGTCTGGATCATCTCTTCCGGTGTCGTCCAGAACGAGACCGCCGACGGTCACTTGGTGCGCCTGCCCTTCGAGACCGACATCACCAAGGGCCCGGTCGGCCTGATGACCCGTCCGGACACCCAGCCGGGCGCCGAGGAACAGGTGTTCCGACTGGCGGTGCAGACGGTGATTGACGAGCTAGGGCTGAAGTCGTGA
- the pobA gene encoding 4-hydroxybenzoate 3-monooxygenase, with protein sequence MRTQVVIVGGGPSGLLLGQLLHLKGIETVILERKTRDYVLGRIRAGILETGLVNMMREAGVAERMDKECYVHHGTCISYENEMFDINFKKLIGENVIVYGQTEVTRDLYDARDRVGGQTIFEVEDVEIRDADSDAPYVTFTVDGSARRIDCDFVAGCDGFHGVSRKTIPDTVLKEYEKVYPFGWLGVLSETPPVHDELIYANSERGFALCSMRNDNLSRYYVQCNLDDDIFEWTDEKFWEELKRRVPEAIADKLVTGPSIEKSIAPLRSFVCEPMRWGRLFLCGDAAHIVPPTGAKGLNTAASDVHYLYEGLVQYYQDKDTHGIDTYSEKALARIWKAERFSWATTNMLHRFPDQAEFDLKMQRAEIESLHYNEIAQRWFAQNYVGLPY encoded by the coding sequence ATGCGTACTCAGGTTGTTATCGTCGGCGGCGGGCCGTCGGGCCTTTTGCTCGGCCAGCTTCTGCATTTGAAGGGGATCGAGACCGTCATTCTGGAGCGCAAGACGCGCGATTATGTTCTCGGCCGCATCCGCGCCGGCATTCTGGAAACAGGCCTTGTCAACATGATGCGCGAGGCGGGTGTCGCCGAACGGATGGACAAGGAATGCTATGTCCATCACGGCACGTGCATCTCCTACGAAAACGAGATGTTCGACATCAACTTTAAGAAGCTGATCGGCGAAAACGTCATCGTCTACGGCCAGACGGAAGTGACCCGGGACCTTTACGACGCCCGGGACCGCGTGGGCGGCCAGACGATTTTCGAAGTTGAGGACGTCGAGATCCGCGATGCGGACAGCGACGCGCCCTATGTGACCTTCACCGTGGACGGCAGCGCACGCCGGATCGACTGCGATTTCGTTGCCGGCTGCGACGGCTTTCACGGCGTCAGCCGCAAGACCATCCCCGACACCGTCCTGAAGGAATACGAGAAGGTTTATCCGTTCGGCTGGCTTGGTGTCCTCTCCGAAACCCCGCCCGTCCATGACGAGCTGATCTATGCCAATTCCGAGCGCGGCTTCGCCCTCTGCTCGATGCGCAACGACAACCTGTCGCGCTATTATGTCCAGTGCAATCTCGACGATGACATCTTCGAATGGACCGACGAGAAATTCTGGGAAGAACTGAAGCGCCGGGTGCCGGAGGCGATTGCCGACAAGCTGGTCACCGGACCCTCGATCGAGAAATCCATCGCACCGCTGCGTTCCTTCGTCTGCGAGCCGATGCGCTGGGGACGGCTGTTCCTGTGCGGCGATGCCGCCCACATCGTACCGCCGACCGGGGCCAAGGGCCTCAACACCGCCGCGTCCGACGTGCACTACCTCTATGAAGGCCTGGTGCAGTACTACCAGGACAAGGACACTCATGGCATCGACACCTATTCGGAAAAGGCCCTGGCGCGGATCTGGAAGGCCGAGCGGTTCAGCTGGGCAACCACCAACATGCTGCACCGGTTCCCTGACCAGGCGGAGTTCGATCTGAAAATGCAGCGCGCGGAAATCGAGTCGCTGCATTACAACGAGATTGCGCAGAGATGGTTCGCGCAAAACTATGTCGGACTGCCCTACTGA
- the pcaD gene encoding 3-oxoadipate enol-lactonase, translated as MKIARLQSADIHWCEDGDPSGRPIVFANSLGTDLRLWDKVVERLSDLDLRLIRFDKRGHGLSSCPAAPYSMDDLVDDAQQFLDHLNIKSCVFVGLSVGGMIGQALASRQPERIEGLVLADTAVKMGEPAMWRDRITKIRTDGLASIADAIMERWFCVDFLKDAEAGGWRNMLIRTPEEGYIGCCEAIASANLTEKTAGLRLPVLGIAGTEDLASPPEIVRATTALVPGSHYVEIQKAGHLPCVEQPDAFTGHLIKFLKEGLNV; from the coding sequence ATGAAGATCGCACGGCTTCAATCCGCTGACATTCACTGGTGCGAGGATGGCGATCCGTCGGGCCGGCCGATCGTCTTCGCCAATTCACTCGGTACGGATCTCAGGCTCTGGGACAAGGTGGTCGAACGGCTTTCGGACCTCGACCTCAGGCTGATCCGCTTTGACAAACGCGGCCACGGCCTGTCGTCCTGTCCGGCGGCGCCCTATTCCATGGACGATCTCGTCGACGATGCCCAGCAGTTCCTGGATCACCTCAACATCAAGTCCTGCGTCTTTGTCGGCCTGTCCGTCGGCGGCATGATCGGCCAGGCGCTGGCCAGCCGACAGCCGGAACGCATTGAAGGCCTGGTTCTCGCCGATACGGCGGTGAAGATGGGCGAACCGGCCATGTGGCGGGACCGGATTACAAAGATCCGCACCGACGGGCTAGCGAGTATTGCCGACGCGATCATGGAGCGCTGGTTCTGCGTCGACTTTCTCAAGGACGCCGAAGCCGGCGGTTGGCGGAACATGCTGATCCGGACCCCGGAAGAAGGCTATATCGGCTGCTGCGAGGCCATCGCCAGCGCCAATCTCACGGAGAAAACTGCGGGTCTGCGCCTGCCGGTTCTCGGGATTGCCGGAACGGAAGACCTGGCCAGCCCGCCCGAGATCGTGCGGGCGACGACGGCGCTGGTTCCGGGCAGCCATTATGTTGAAATTCAAAAAGCGGGGCACCTGCCCTGTGTCGAGCAGCCGGACGCATTCACCGGCCATCTCATCAAGTTCCTGAAGGAGGGCCTTAATGTCTGA
- the pcaC gene encoding 4-carboxymuconolactone decarboxylase, whose product MSDRFETGMKVRRSVLGDDHVDRAEAAKSPIDEPFQTLITETAWGNVWASDGISTRERSMLTLALLAALGNFEEIPMHIRATARTGASKQDVLEAFQHVAIYAGVPRANQALKLAKQTYAEMEADQA is encoded by the coding sequence ATGTCTGACCGTTTCGAAACCGGCATGAAGGTCCGCCGATCCGTGCTTGGTGACGATCATGTCGACCGCGCCGAAGCAGCCAAGTCCCCGATCGACGAGCCGTTCCAGACGCTGATCACCGAAACCGCCTGGGGCAATGTCTGGGCCTCCGACGGCATCAGCACGCGTGAACGTTCCATGCTGACGCTGGCCCTGCTGGCCGCGCTCGGCAATTTCGAGGAAATCCCGATGCATATCAGGGCAACGGCCCGCACCGGGGCCAGCAAGCAGGACGTGCTGGAAGCCTTCCAGCACGTGGCCATCTACGCGGGCGTTCCGCGCGCCAACCAGGCGCTGAAACTGGCCAAGCAGACTTACGCAGAAATGGAGGCCGATCAGGCCTGA